Below is a genomic region from Molothrus aeneus isolate 106 chromosome 5, BPBGC_Maene_1.0, whole genome shotgun sequence.
CTGGACACCACAGCCGTGAGCGAGATGGGTGACTAAACTCAGCACGGGGCCGAGTGGCTCCTCTTGAAGCCGCGGTGGCGGGGGTGGCAGTGGAGAGCCAAGATGGCGCGTGGAGGGGCGCCACACTGCTTCCCCCATCGATAGGGTAAGGAAACGAGGGCAGGACGTAGTTATAGCTCCCTTTGCAGCGCAGTGCACAAAGGCAGGCACACGCGACCTGGACCCGTTCCCTGCGGAGCATAGCCCCTTTCCCCCACACGCCCGGGctcggcgggggcggggccggggcggcgcctACCCGGACGGCCGGGGCCCTTCCGTAAACACCACCCGGCCCATCCCCCGCATGCCGGCACGGCCCACTGCCAGCGCGGGGGAGTCCGTCGAAGTATCTTCCCGTGTCGCCGCATATTTCCCCAAGCTTAGTGCCCGGTCGCAGGCAGAATGAGGAGATACGGTTAGTTTCTACTGGCATAAGCGGAGGCTGGCCCAAGCGCCGTGGATAACTCCCCGctggcagaaaggaaaagatgacGCACCTCCCCGCTTCCACCGTCAGAGATGGACGTGCCCGAGGAAGACAGTAATAGTCCAGGCTGGGTCTTTAAATCTGAAGGGGGGAGTTGTGTGCGGCCCTGGCGAGCGAGGGGCAGCGGTGAGTGACCGGCTGGGGACCGCAGGGTAGGGCTGCTCCGGCCGGCCGGGGAGCTGACAGGCGGCGGGGTGTCCGGGCACGCTGGGCGATGAGTCGCGGGGTGAGTCCGGGACAGTGCTGGCTCGGGGCTGCTACCCTCCTGTGCGGTGTGGGTGGCAGGGAGGTAGTGGACTGGCCCGTCGCTCTACTGCCCTGGTGGGGAACCCGCTGCAGCAGGTGGGTTTCGCAGTTCCTGCGCTGGGTCCTTAGTTCTCTCCTTGCCCCGTGTCTCCTGGGCTTTCGCCATCCCTTAGTGTCCGCCGGGACGATACGCCCCGACGGGCGCAGCCGCAGGGTCCCCCCGTGCAGCCctggtgagcagggcaggggcacccCGACACCTCCCCGGGGCATGGGGCCTGGGGCGCTTAGGTGGGTGCCCGGGCTCGCCTTCTCTGGGGCTGACAGGGAGTGTTCTCTCCTTGCTTCTCCCCCGGACTCCCTCCCCCCGGACCTGTCCTTGGAAACGCTgtttgttttggtcttttggtCGGAGGGTGCCAAACTCCTGCCTTTGCTAAGTGTTAAAAACATGGGGCCGGGGGAGGAGACAGGCAGCGAAACAgatggaggaagaggaggagccgCCGGCTCCTCTCGGTGTCTCTGCCCCCGCgggggagggcagcaggcaggacgGCCCCTGGTCCCATCACCGACCTGTCCGGGCGGAGGTCACTCCCGCGGCCAACCCTCAGGGCACTCGGCCGCAGCTCACTCTCGCCAGTACAGTTTTTTAAGCCTTCACGGAGAGAAGTATCTCTCCCAAGAGCTGTGAAACTAGAAAGCTAAAGGGGAGAAAGGCTGCTGTAAACTGTGAAAAATGAGGCGGGAGGAAATGCAAGTAACTCCTAACAAAGgttcttttctgttcttctgtggTGAGTGCTGACAGAGGTGGAGTCAGTGAAAGGGAAACTCTAGACCAAATGAGATTCAGTCGGTGCCAGCTTGAAGATAGTAAGAATGTGAACCCAGCAGAATAAACAGAGTTAAGACTTTCATAGTGGCAAAACTGGACAGAGCACTCATAAGTCTCTGTGTCCATGCATGCTTCCTTTGAACAAAGCAGGGCTGTGGAAAACCTTTGCTTGAAGATGGTATCTGAAGAAAATACCCAACTGTGAAACTatcttcctccctccttcccccaggtgCTTCGTAAAATAACTTCTAAAGCAAagctacagaaataaaaagtgtGTTTGTGTCTTCTAAAACTAACCTGATCTTGCAGTCTTGATAAGTTCTAAATGAAGAATCTAGCTGGGTGATGCAGTAACCAATTAAGAACAAGATGCCTTTAAGCATCTGCAgttttgtattaattttctttttactaaAAAGAATAATCCTCACCTGTCTAAATAgcagaaatgtgaaaatttcttcattgttAAATTAGTTGTAATCTTGGGGTTGGTACCTGTAGAAGATACTTTTAGCTTGGTCTTCCAAAgagtttatccttaaaaaacCCTACAGGATGGTACTGATTGAAAGAAAGCAAATGGTGTGATGAAGCCCACTGTGATGGTGTCCAAcctaatataaatataaatgtgggTAGTCTTTAATGTAGCAGAATAAAGCAGGTTGTAACCTCAGGCTGATCCCTTTGATAGAACAGTTGGGATATTAATATGTGTATTAAAACAACAGCCTAATATGTAATACTTTataagcaaattttaaaaaacccaagatGGTATTGTTTATCCAAGATGGCGAGTTACAAAGAGATCTTGCAAGGCTGAAGGGCTTTTTGACATATTTTTATGTGACTGTTATATACTAATTTAAAGTTCTAAATGAACTTGGCCATTAGTTATTAATGAGAACTTCTGTGCTATTTACAAAAACATAAGGAAAATCAGCTCTTCCAGTGTATGCTATAAAGCAAAGACTGAGTAACTCAGTTGTCTATTGTTGTAACTAATTAGAAAGGCCGTTTTTGGTTTGTACTTACCTTTCATATGCTCAATGACTGTATTTTTGCGTAAGTGTTTTAGATGGCCCATGCAGGTTCTGCTTGTATATTCATGTACATTCAGTTTCATGTGTTTATCTTTTAAATGTAGAATTTAGCAATAATGTTCTGAATCTGCAGACTACACCCACTCTTACTTCCTATTGTGCTTGAAGCATTCTACGAAGAAATGTATTTAGTGTGGCAAAAGATTGCAGTGGTTTTTTGTGTGTCACCTCCTGTTGCAGTGTTGAAACTTCTTACTTAAGCCTTCTGAAGCACCCTactgacagctctgctgtctgtaTTTGTGCATATATTGTGGGAGCGGGTATGGTCTTGATACATCAAAATGCATGTGGACCTTTGAAATGCAACTGTGTGCATTGATCCTTTGCTGGGACTAGTGCTTAAGGACTTAATGTATATGGACATCTAATTCTACCTTAACCACTTCATCTTCTTAGAAGTCAAGGTGGGGTGGAAAATGGCAGTGCTGACTTGCCTTCATGGCTGGTTTAGTACTTCTGTCAGAAGAACCTTGCAAAGCTAAACGTTTATTAACATTGTCATACCTAGAGGTAAGaggaaattaatgaaattatgaTGTTTAAAATGTGTGAAAGTATTTGGGGTTTCAATGGTCATTTACCTTCTTCCATGTTCTTAACACCTGAACTGAAGCAGTAGACACACCGTGAATTGCTCACACTCTGCAAGCGATTTGCAAGACTTTGGGCCACTACACTGCGAACAACATTAATCAAATCTTTTGATGGACCACATCCTGCAACATTAATCTTTTGGAGGTTAGTTATTTGTATGGAAATAAAGGGGTGATATACAAGATTAAAGCCTGAAAATACAGTGTTCTtatattgatttaaaaaaattagtcgGAGGGTAATAAAAACTTCACACACTCTTAACACTGTTACTGTATTTAAGTGAGCAGTTCAACATGAAGAACCTCAAGTATGTTCTATAACTAGTTTGTCGCAACTAGTTTCTGATCTTCACTAACTTTGAGATCTGTAACACAGATTTTaattgaagaaatattttgtttcttctctaGCATTAACTAGTGACCCATTTCTAATTGTAACTTAAATACAATTTCCAAGCCAAAATATCTGTGTGTAGCGTTTTTTAGGTTCCCTTCAACTCTGTCTTGTTTAGCCAATactgttttaaatatttgcttggTAGAAATTATAAAATTGCTGTTCTAATAAGAGTTATGATGCTTAGCATCACTGGTAATGTTGCAAGTTCTGAATGCATGACCTCTGAGTTCTAGTCAAGTGTCTCTCACTGGCTCCTCCAGTACTGTGATAAACTGTTAGCTGTGTTCTTAGATGCTAATGGGACCAAttcttttcacaaaaaaaacccagtgtaaAGTATGACATAAATAAGGTGCTCAAGTGCATCCAAGAGTGTTTCCTCttgggagaagaggaagagtAAACACACACTTAAAAAATGTTAATCATTTCAATTAACAGGGGGGTGCTCATCAGTGTAGTAGCTCATCAAATTATAAAGGCCCATTCAGGATGAGTTAGTACCCAAACAGTCAAATGCTTTAAGCTGTAGCTAGGTGccagaaataaagaaatcttaATTTTCACTACCTTTTGTCTGTCCCAGGACACCACAATATGTTGATTCACATAAGTACAGACAAAGATCATCCTTTTATTGCTAAAAGTGtcttttttccaaattcagCAGTTGCAAAGTGTGGAATTCCCTGCTACTGAAGTTGATGGGatttaataataaatgaagTTATCGATTAAATTTGCTGATGGAAATCATTGCTGCCTATGTCACTTCATGAAGTCCACTACAGAATGCTTCATGGTCATAATCGGAGATGGAGTGCTACTTTTGGTATCTGGGCCAAATTCCTTTGGTCGTAATTACAGCTGACTTCCAGATTCTCATTTTAATACTATTATGAGCATATTTTTCACTTCCTGTCATGCAGTTGTTAATCATCTGTATCACACTGTGCAGCTGTCCACATTTTCTGCAATTGCAGATTATCTGCCTGGGAGGCAGTTTCTTTACATAGACAGAAGCACTATGAAGCACAACACGTGTCACTGGAGATTGTTGTCTCTGCTAAATAGAATGTTAGAGGCTCAGAATTGCCATTTGACTTAAACCAGAAAACCTATCCACCTGCCTTCACCCCTAGGAGGACTGGTTTTTGGGTCTGTGCCATTGTTGATCTGATTCTGAGCACAGACCCACCTAAAGGCCAGACTTTCAGCTACACCCTGTCAGAAATGTAATATTCTGAATTACTTGCCTGTTCTCTGCCTGCAACTTTTGTGTTTGCTTCACAGTCGTTACACTCGGTGCAGTCTGTTTGTGGAAAGAAACTCATTGCTAAACACCACTTCTTTGTGAGGTCAGGTAGAGGATGGTGACATCACGAAATGCCTTTATGGACATTGAAAACTACCAAAATTCTTGCAACAAGTAGCTTCAGGTGTTCCTGTGGGTAgtcttacatttttttaaatatgatcAATTTAGGGACTGTCTCCCACAGATTCATTAAGGTATGAAACAGCTGAAGGTACAAAGCTTTCTTACAGAAAAGGTATAGTTTGTTGATAACTATATGATTCTGCCATTTTTGTCAAGCCAAatcctttcctttgcttttcctgtttagGAAAGGCAACTACTTGATCTTCATTCACAATATAATGATCAGTAGCTGACTTTTGGTTTTATGGGAATTGTGTTTGTCTTTCTAGGTCTTGTTTACTGTGTAAACAAGGTAAAGGGATTCAGAATGCCTCTCAATGATGACCAGAACAGTGACTCAGATTCTTCACGGCTCTCAGAAAGCACAGTTTCTTCCAGTGACACAGAATATTCCAGGCAGAGCTTTAACAGTGATTCTTCAAGCAAACCCAGCTCCCCACCGTGTAAGCCTATTTCAGCCTCACCTGCATTGTGCATGGACCAATAAGGCTAACTTACCTTGTTTCTCTTTGCTGTCATGGGTAGAACCTGGGATTCTGAATCTGTTTAAGAGTATTAACAGAGAGGCATGGCTTTCTCTTTGCTGTGAAGCAGTGAATCTCCTGTGTGTGgaacaccagcagcagctgtatCCACGGGGGTCTCCCTGTGCACTCCTTCCCTTCAGAAAGTGTAAGAAAAGTGTGTCACCATGGTCTTCCTAACCTTGACATTGGTAGCAGCCTCCCACTCAACCAGATATGCTTTTGTGCAAAGGATGGGTTTCTTCTGTTTGATCCCTgcacttaaaaattatttctgtaactTACAGATTTGCAATACCATACCAAGTTACATGTAATTATCTtgaattcacatttttctttcataaatactagaatcaaacagaaaacacacatttgCACAAGGAGGATAATTCGAGTAATGGTAAATAAAACCTTGTTTATAATGTGGTTTCTCTGTATCTGTAAGCATTTGCAGGCCATGCTTACTTCTTACATCTATGTAAATTAAGTCTTATATTAAAACAAGCTTATTAGTGGAGCTGCATTTGGCAGCTGgctctttgtctttctttgttACCAGCCTTCCAAATACTACATTAAATTATAGAATTTAAAGATTTAGAAACTTTGGGAATTTGCTCTTGTTTTCCAATGTAGAGTTTGTTTTGTCATTGCTGCTAGCTCCTAAAAAAATGAGTATAACTTAATTCCACAGCAGACTGAACATCTGCTGATTTTAAGTTGGGGGGTTTGTGAGTCAGTAACTGAGGAACCTCTTCAACAGGCAATATAGCCATTGTGCTTGGAATTATAGTGGACATCTAGTATCTCTTACTGCTCATGCTTTTGGTTGGGTGGCTTTGACAGAACAGTTACTAGGAAATCTGTGAAATGCAAGATcccattttaaaggaaaaaaaaaaatcttagttcAAATGCGGAAATATGAAAATGctcctcaaaatattttgaggcTTGTGTGGTATTtccccacaaacacacacacccctgATAAACTGGGAGTTTCCTGAGTTAGTGTTTCAGGAAGATATAAAGACTTGGTAATCTTGGGTCGCTCCTTCTAGAGTACTGGAGTCCAACTAGCAAGTAGTAAAATTTTTAGGTTTTAATATATTCAATTGCACTTATCAGCTATAGATATTTAGCTTGAATTGATCTTGTTTGTTCCAGCAGGTAGCCCTCCCAAGGTTATCACATTTGATGAACTGATGGCAGCTACAAGAAATCTATCAAACTGGACTCTAGCTCATGAAATTGCTGTAAATGCAAATTTTTGCATAAAACACGAAGACTACCCACAAAACAGGTAAGAGCTTGAATTTTGCAAAAAGTAGCACTGGTAttggaaagagaggagaaacgAATGGAGCAATCTCGACTGTGTTTTGGGACCTAATGATCTATCACCCAAGAAAGATGTTATTGCAGGGCATAGTATTTGGGGAGGTGTGTTTCCCAACAAGTGATCAGTCTCATCTGAAACAGTTACAAGGATGGAAGCTAGTTGTGAGTCTTCTCTGTGTCTAATTGACTTACTCCACAGCTTTGCAGGCACAGTGAAACAAATTGTACACAAGGCATTTTGGGATCATTTGGAATCGGAACTGAATGAAGATCCTCCAGAATACAAACATGCTATCAAGCTCTTTGAGGAAATTAAGGAGGTAATGttcttctttctctgtattGATTTGTCAGCTTAGCTTTAAGAGTCCCTTAGTTCACCAAAGGGTCTGCTTAACTTAGCTGAGTCAACACCttcagattttccttttataatATAAAGCCATGATTATTCAGAACTAAAAATAGATTTCTATTTGTAGTATATTTATATTAACCAGGAACATGGCCGCAAACAAACAGTGGCATGTTCTGTCAGTTTTCACTGCACAGTGATCAGTTGAAAGTCATCTCTTTTCCCAAAGCTTCACATCTCTACTAGCCTGTTTCCAGAACCATACTGTGAGCTTAGGGCATGAACAACAGTATAAACATGATTGGACCTGCCCACTTAAACTTCATTGTTTGATTATCGCACAGGTGAGCATACAAACCTTCAATCCTGGCACAATACTAAGTGATTAAGAACTTTAAGTTAGTAAATGTTTGTTTTACAAGGTAGCCTCCCAGCTTTTGAACGGGTCTAGTTGTTgacttgctttttgttttattggtttGAGCATTTTTGCAGAACTgtactggtttgttttttccaagcAGTTCTTTTATCCCCACAACCTTTGATAATGTTCAGTCTTAAAATGTCTGGTTATAATCTGTCAGCTATAAACACCTGACATGAATATTAAAATTTCACTCAAGTGTGCTTACTAAGTGGTTTGGTCTTTATTgataagctttttcttttttgctccCTCTAATTTagattcttctttctttcctgactCCTGGAGCAAACAGGATTCACAATCAAATTTGTGAAGTTCTTGACATGGATCTTATAAGACAGCAGGCAGAACATAATGCTGTTGATATTCCTGGACTAGCTAACTATGTCATCAACACTATGGGAAAGTTATGTGCTCCAATAAGAGACAATGACATAAAACAGTTAAAAGCAACTGACAATATCGTAGAGTTACTGAGGTTGGTATTTGAGTGTggtttttggagaaaaaaacgCCTCTCTGAAAGGGTAGTAGACAGTGGAAGGTGGGGGGCTGGGTTAAGGAAGTCTAAAGTTGTGTCAGTTTGCATAACACCTGTTCTTAAACTTATAGGAGAACTTCCTGAAGCATTAAAGAGGAAGAGCTCTGACACGCTAAACAGATTGTGTATCTCACTTTGTAATGAAATGAGTAGGATACCCAGATGAAACTAGGCAGCTCTGAATATCTAAACCAACAACTCTTGCAATAATCTCTGTTTCAGAAactctttttctgtcttgttcATTCTTACAAAATGTAAACAGCATACTTGTACTGTTTCTTCTTGAAGAGTTAATTGCATGCTTCTTCTGGAAGGCCAAACTTTGGATTTACAGGCTCTTTAGTTAAGATCTTATCACTTGAACTTGGGTAAAACATTTGCATAACAGTGCTCCTGAGGTATGCTGAAATATTAAGACTAAATGGTAGTTGTTCTACTATGTATGTATATGGGGATCAAAACAATTGCGTCAGAAGGATTGTTTCTCTTAATGCAGTCAGTGACCAAAAAGTTAAAATCTGTTAATTTTGGCTGAAATATACCAATTCATGTAGTTTTTGAAAAACTTACAGGGCTGTAGCATTTAGTGATGCTACatcagttttgttctttttaactTAGGCCAAGCCTTATCTTCAAGAATTCCAGATGATAGGTAATATATCTGTTACTCTGAAGTGCCAGTGAAGGCCTTCACTTCTCCAGAATTGAAATTAAAGTGATAATGTACATGTGCTTCACATGTGCTGATGAAAATCAATAGATTAAATTAAACTgtgaaattttaaattcttcttttcagaCAAATATTCCGTGTTTTGGACCTGATGAAAGTGGATATGGCAAATTACACAATTAAAAGCCTTAGACCATACCTCTGGCATAACTTGGTGGACTATGAAAGAACAAAATTCCAGGAAATTCTTGAAGAAACACCAAGTATGTACCACGCTATATTaaatttaaacttttctttgaaaagaagcCTATTTAAATACATGCTGTGAAAACTCTACAAGTTGCAGTTAACTTAGATGAAAacttcaatttcttttctgtatatAAGTAATGGAAAAATTTTTTAACAAGCAAGTTATCACTGGATGGTTGCTTAACTTGCCATCAAGTTTATCTGTCTGTAATCTGAGGCACTTTCAGACAAACTTATATTTGCTGAATTGGATGgtgtctgaaaaacaaacaagtggTGACTCTTGCTGTCTGGATGCAGAAGCAAGAGTCCATAAGATGagccttttctcttttgtgtgCAACTGTTCAGTTGTTAGTGTGAAGTAAGCATGTAAAACCAGTTAGTGCACCTGA
It encodes:
- the TCP11L2 gene encoding T-complex protein 11-like protein 2 isoform X1, yielding MMTRTVTQILHGSQKAQFLPVTQNIPGRALTVILQANPAPHRVSLFQPHLHCAWTNKANLPCFSLLSWVEPGILNLFKSINREAWLSLCCEAVNLLCVEHQQQLYPRGSPCALLPFRKSGSPPKVITFDELMAATRNLSNWTLAHEIAVNANFCIKHEDYPQNSFAGTVKQIVHKAFWDHLESELNEDPPEYKHAIKLFEEIKEILLSFLTPGANRIHNQICEVLDMDLIRQQAEHNAVDIPGLANYVINTMGKLCAPIRDNDIKQLKATDNIVELLRQIFRVLDLMKVDMANYTIKSLRPYLWHNLVDYERTKFQEILEETPSALNLTTEWIKESIEDELSSISDESSSCPGADSSSKPIISPTLVLNNGYLKLLQWDYCKTIPETLITDEVRLQELREKLNQLKVIACVSLITNNMVGAAIVDVPDFTDQLKRISLPLLEGMNKKSFDLKEALNAIGVQICSIVNKSLSERGLPTLNEEMQSNLMGQIAHVVEKNNPVCSLIDKRIQLFMRSLLALPSFQKCMPTMPGGLSVIQTEIEFLGSQYASIVNFNKKVYGPFYANILRKLLFPEAAMEETEAETSSN
- the TCP11L2 gene encoding T-complex protein 11-like protein 2 isoform X2; its protein translation is MDVPEEDSNSPGWVFKSEGGSCVRPWRARGSGLVYCVNKVKGFRMPLNDDQNSDSDSSRLSESTVSSSDTEYSRQSFNSDSSSKPSSPPSGSPPKVITFDELMAATRNLSNWTLAHEIAVNANFCIKHEDYPQNSFAGTVKQIVHKAFWDHLESELNEDPPEYKHAIKLFEEIKEILLSFLTPGANRIHNQICEVLDMDLIRQQAEHNAVDIPGLANYVINTMGKLCAPIRDNDIKQLKATDNIVELLRQIFRVLDLMKVDMANYTIKSLRPYLWHNLVDYERTKFQEILEETPSALNLTTEWIKESIEDELSSISDESSSCPGADSSSKPIISPTLVLNNGYLKLLQWDYCKTIPETLITDEVRLQELREKLNQLKVIACVSLITNNMVGAAIVDVPDFTDQLKRISLPLLEGMNKKSFDLKEALNAIGVQICSIVNKSLSERGLPTLNEEMQSNLMGQIAHVVEKNNPVCSLIDKRIQLFMRSLLALPSFQKCMPTMPGGLSVIQTEIEFLGSQYASIVNFNKKVYGPFYANILRKLLFPEAAMEETEAETSSN
- the TCP11L2 gene encoding T-complex protein 11-like protein 2 isoform X3; the encoded protein is MDVPEEDSNSPGWVFKSEGGSCVRPWRARGSGLVYCVNKVKGFRMPLNDDQNSDSDSSRLSESTVSSSDTEYSRQSFNSDSSSKPSSPPCSPPKVITFDELMAATRNLSNWTLAHEIAVNANFCIKHEDYPQNSFAGTVKQIVHKAFWDHLESELNEDPPEYKHAIKLFEEIKEILLSFLTPGANRIHNQICEVLDMDLIRQQAEHNAVDIPGLANYVINTMGKLCAPIRDNDIKQLKATDNIVELLRQIFRVLDLMKVDMANYTIKSLRPYLWHNLVDYERTKFQEILEETPSALNLTTEWIKESIEDELSSISDESSSCPGADSSSKPIISPTLVLNNGYLKLLQWDYCKTIPETLITDEVRLQELREKLNQLKVIACVSLITNNMVGAAIVDVPDFTDQLKRISLPLLEGMNKKSFDLKEALNAIGVQICSIVNKSLSERGLPTLNEEMQSNLMGQIAHVVEKNNPVCSLIDKRIQLFMRSLLALPSFQKCMPTMPGGLSVIQTEIEFLGSQYASIVNFNKKVYGPFYANILRKLLFPEAAMEETEAETSSN
- the TCP11L2 gene encoding T-complex protein 11-like protein 2 isoform X4 translates to MDVPEEDSNSPGWVFKSEGGSCVRPWRARGSGLVYCVNKVKGFRMPLNDDQNSDSDSSRLSESTVSSSDTEYSRQSFNSDSSSKPSSPPSGSPPKVITFDELMAATRNLSNWTLAHEIAVNANFCIKHEDYPQNSFAGTVKQIVHKAFWDHLESELNEDPPEYKHAIKLFEEIKEILLSFLTPGANRIHNQICEVLDMDLIRQQAEHNAVDIPGLANYVINTMGKLCAPIRDNDIKQLKATDNIVELLRQIFRVLDLMKVDMANYTIKSLRPYLWHNLVDYERTKFQEILEETPSALNLTTEWIKESIEDELSSISDESSSCPGADSSSKPIISPTLVLNNGYLKLLQWDYCKTIPETLITDEVRLQELREKLNQLKVIACVSLITNNMVGAAIVDVPDFTDQLKRISLPLLEGMNKNFDLKEALNAIGVQICSIVNKSLSERGLPTLNEEMQSNLMGQIAHVVEKNNPVCSLIDKRIQLFMRSLLALPSFQKCMPTMPGGLSVIQTEIEFLGSQYASIVNFNKKVYGPFYANILRKLLFPEAAMEETEAETSSN